In Oncorhynchus nerka isolate Pitt River linkage group LG21, Oner_Uvic_2.0, whole genome shotgun sequence, the genomic window GGTGCTGGGAAGGGATGTGGGTCAATGTATTGCAAGCACCATGAATGGCCCTTTGTATTTCCTGGTTCATATCTACACTAGCTAGCCAAAGGGAAGAATCTAGTTACTTCAATTGTGTGAGGGGACATCTAAAGGAAATTGATAAGGGATTGTGGAGTTAGAGTCTGAGGTAAAAATAGCGAGAGTTTAGTTACCTGCCTGATCCTCGGTGGCATTTTATAACTTTTCATTTGCCATTTTGAGAATCCTGCCGTTATCAATAGCATTTCAaccataaataaatacattattataATATTTTGTAGATTGCTTGTAAAGTTTTGATGATAATGTGCATGCATCTATGTTTTGCTATCATTGTTTTTCCTGTGGCTAAGATTTCCAGGCAACTAACTAAACAGTAACGCACAGGTGTGCTTTTATTATCAATATTCGGATGTAAAGTCAGTCTTTTATTATCTATATATGGATGTAAAGTCAGTCTTTAATTATCTATATATTGATGTAAAGTCAGTCTTTTATTATCTATATTTGGATGTAAAGCCAGTCTTTTATTATCTATATATTGATGTAAAGTCAttcttttattatatatatttggaTGTAAAGTCAGTCTTTTATTATCTATATATTGATGTAAAGTCAGTCTTTTATTATCTATATTTGGATGTAAAGCCAGTCTTTTATTATCTATATATTGATGTAAAGTCAttcttttattatatatatttggaTGTAAAGTCAgtcttttattatatatatttggaTGTAAAGTCAGTCTTTTATTATCTATATATTTGGATGTAAAGTCAGTCTTTTATTATCTATATATTGATGTAAAGTCAGTCTTCTATTATCTATATATTGATGTAAAGTCGGTCTTGCCAGACCAAGGGTCAATTGTAGGCAATAATGACCATGAAGTGACAATGGATTCAGAATGAGCTAAGTACAATCATGCTGAGATGATTTGTTATCAATAAAGACTTTGCATATATCAGTATGAATGGAGCCATTTTTTTCCACCACACTGACCTCCTCCAAAAATCAGGCACCCTTTAAAAGTCCCAGTATTTACCATGAAACAGGTGTAATTGGGCAAAGATTGAACAACAGCAGAGGTGCATAAAGATGGTGGCCCCCATGCACTCACCACAAATTCTTTGTTTTGCTAAGTCCGCCGTACAGTACAACGTATTGTTCATTGCTCTCCACTCCAATGTTTGGTAATTACCACCGTGTACAATAATCCCAATTTTAGCTTCAAGACGCCGGCAATTTGAAAAACCGAAAAGTTTGATTGTGCTGATTTattggcacattgaaccatgtcaCGCGCCATAGTTTCCAAACTCAGTGGGTAGTGCTAAAACATGACATCGTATCTCAATTCTGCCATCTTTATACACATCTTTACAAACAACAGACTTGAGGTTAACTGTTACTTTCTTTATTTCCTTGAATTTCAGTTCACTCCACGGCCGCTGTCCCGTTCCacatctctccctcgctctttctTTTCAGCCTCACTCCGCCTCTCTGTCAGTatgctccccctcccctcctctaatgcAAAAGCATGAGCACTGCTGCAGCTgtgggagaaaggaggagatggaagagaaCTGGGGGAGACGCATGAGGAGTAAGTGAGAAAACATTCAATGGAGCCTTGTGTCCCTCCCAACCATTCCCCCTGTGGTCCTGGAGCAAAACCAATCACCTACTCTTTACCTCCTGTCAccactatctccatctctctgcgtCACCTTCTCAGTGCCACAtaacatagtgtgtgtgtattatgtgaTAACATTCGGACATTTTTATCCATCCCTGAGTGAGGGGCGTAAGACACAAACATGCTAATTGAGTGGAATGAGAGGCGAGGGACGAGGAGATTCAGGCATTTGCAGAAAATGATGCACAAGAATTTGGAAGAGAACAGAAGTGTCCTTTGTCGCCATGTTGCTGGCTGGAACGTGGTCAGAGTCATTTGCATCACTGAAAATATTCAGTTGTGTATGGTCTTGGCTTCCCTCTCAGGCGTGGCCATTTGGTCCCTATACAAGATCAATATTCCTACCACATGTCTCTCAGCcaacttgtaagtcgctctggataagagcgtctgctaaatgacttaaatgtaaatgtaaatgtaggagaGCTATCAGGGGAAATGTTTGTAGTTTGCTGAATTGTAGCGTGTGCCTTCAAATCACAAACCATACACAACATATTTACACGTGTAAAAGCCTGCTATGTGTTTCACAAGCTGGTGTACAGACAAGTGATTATCAATCTGCAATTGCTCATCTATGAGCTGTCATATTGTTACAGAAGTTATTGCTGTTAATGAGCAATTACCTTTGGAGGTATTGAGGCCTGTATTTAATCTATAGCAGATGGTGGCTTTGTGGATTGTGTTTTTAAGGGTGTGTTTGATTTGCTGTATGTCCTGGATTGTGCTTTTAAAGGTGTGTTTGATTTGCTGTATGTCCTGGATTGTGCTTTTAAACGTGTGTTTGATTTGCTGTATGTCCTGGATTGTGTTTTTAAAGGTGTGTTTGATTTGCTGTATGTCCCAATTGCGCTTTTAAAGGTGTGTTTGATTTGCTGTATGTCCTGGGTGGAGGAAGTTGTCACTTGATTTTAAGGCTAATGTTGAACTAATGACAAAACAACTCTGATCATATTCTCATGCTGTGAGGCAGCGGTTAGTAAGGCTGCTCAGCTCCATGATTCCCATtctcaaaagtcaaagtcaaagtcaaaagtcaatcAAAAGTCATCAAGCACGACGACAGCTTTGAAGTGACTGTGACTCCAGGGAGACGAAGAGGGGCGAGAGACAGAGGTGAACAGATAGGGTCTGGAGGGGACGCTTAATAACAGTGTAAACTGTGTGAGAAGGAGTCTGTGTTTGACTCATCCTCTGCCTAGACTACAAGCTTCACATCCATTTGGGTAATTACCCGCCCGCTGTGATCCTCGCGACCTCGCGTAATTAACACGCCTCGAGCAGGGAATGAAACTTTGATTGCCGTGACCCATGCCCAAGTAGCAGGGGTTGCATCTGTCTCTGCCCTGAACGACTACTGTTCTGACATTGTGGGGATGAAACCACCTCTTTCAAGGAAGCCTCTAACACGATAATTAAGATGAAGGCTCTGGCAATAGGACATTCAAGCAGTCGTTTATTCCCAATTCGTTGAAGTTCGTGTAGTTAATAGTCGATCAATCATGGCAGTAGAAAAGTAACATCTTTTATGGCCTAAGATGTGCTCATGTTCatagtggtgtgtattcatggctgctaagggaagccaggcttcatCAAAAATGTACTGAAAATAAAGAACATTTTTTAtctttcatctctctgtgtttcataattttcctttaattcgcaagaggctgaatgtatctcaacGGAGAGAAGGCATCCGAGCGAacaaaacagcgcccctctgtctttgtatgtgtagcccatctatctgatgctgtctggtcaaaaagggTCTGACATTGTTGCAACCCCGCTGCATTGTATGCAAgagaagccagcgagcatttgatCTCTCAtgaattaaaaaaatatacaataataaccaatcagcattgagttaaactgagtgagctcaactgtgaatggtcctggcgcaccaaaaaaaagtgtccagggaagccagtttggatttggcttccctccaatcacatcacatcaagtcaaacgtcattgacagaaaacattttttattgttgCATCTCCTTGTGTTGTTGTCCagcggtggctagctagctagctaaaattggccctttcctaaattagccatcgACAACGATAGTGATttagacttgtggttttacttcatTCCCCTTATTGGCTAAGGATTATAATggagattctgatccaaccatagaTTTATACATTGTGcctggaagttcaatatgtatctaaatgtagtaggctaatgtttACTAGCTAACGAAAAGAGGTtgggctagcgagcaagcattttagccaggtagtctaggacaacaaaaaaattAAAGCGTGTACTGTATAACAGAGTCATGGATTGTTTcggcaacatgaaagagaggaggatggcattggcgtttctcaacatgtagggtgagtcaacatgtctTTTTTGTCCTTACGCTCACACCCAGAAaccagtaccatggacagccacatgataTTTAGCTTAGTCCTTCCCCAGTGTTTTCACCCAGGCACCGTGACTGCAAGTTCATCTTGGTCAGCCGGAGCGATTGGCTTGGTCAGTTTTCTCTTGAAGTTCTTGTTCTGCTCTTATTTGGTCGTACTACATGTGAAGTTAGAAATCTACTTGCGCTTCAGAGCATAGTGCATGAGGTGGACGaggcaagcccccccccccccccccacttaaTCATCGGTGTTCTTCAGTCTTAAGTTATGTGTTATTATACCATAGAAATAATTGCAAAGAGTGTTGATGTGTATCCCGTGTAGAACCCACAGACAGAAGCCAGGATGTTTGCTCATGTGATCATGCATCGCCTGTGGTGCCAGCAGCAGTGGTCTTGGGTCTACTGCGTGATTTGTTGGAAGACTCTCAGGTAGTGAAGATGccattctctctcaccctccccttcctccctcggGTCTTCCCTCTTCATCTTTCGTTTTGAGTCATCTTTATCCATCCCTTTAATCAATCACCCGACATGTCACTCTACCTACCCCCTCACCCTCCCCTtttgccctctctccctcaccctcctcttctatcctctctccctctccctcactttccccttctgccctctccccctccccttctgccctctctccctccctttctgccctctccccctccccagacAAATATCTGACCTGTGTTTTGGCTGCCTATTCTTAACCCTTGTGTCATTGACTCCATGCTCTCACACACTCTGACCATATCACAATACTGTTGCCACCGGTGATGATGTGTCCCATTCCTTCCTGTGCATCAGGGCAGATGTTGTTTTGATGGGGAAAACACAGAAAGTAGAAGAGCAGGGAGATGAGGGTGGTGGGGTGGATACAGAAAAAAGAGAGTCAATTTCCAATCATGTGTTTTTCTCGGAACATTGAATTAAGCAGCGTGAAAGAGTGGGGGCCTCGGGGGTCTGAGGGCGGCTATAGAGATGCCCGAATGAAAGACTTCGTTGTTGGAGGCCGGGAGAAAGagatgaaagaggagagggagatggggagcaGCCTCCTCTCCCATCGCCTCCTCACCCTGCGGCCCTCCCTCGCTCTGCCCATGTGAGCTAGGGTTCAAAcacgaacccccccccccccacacacacacgctcacacacacacacacacacacacacacacacacacacacacacacacacacacacacacacacacacacacacacacacacacacacagcagagctacatactcacagacacagacagacgtaGTCTTAGACTCCCTCCAAACCGTGTGTCCATAAGATGTAACCTAGATCCAGATGATCTACTGCTCCAGCAGCTGACAGACAGCAGCACTCAGTTTCCCAGGTGGTTAGTTGTGTTAATTGATGAAGTCCTGTGTGATTGAGGTCTCGTCAGTTTAACCTCCGTTAGCGCCACACTGGATGTAATCCCATTACATGTAAACAGACAGGAGCCGGAGTCAAATTAACATCCGTGTGAATCCACTTTGATGAACGCATGCTGGACACCAGAATGAACTCCTTGTACAAGGGAAAGGGAGAAATGGGCTCAGCAGGTTGTATGTGTTCATCATCAATCACTATTAGATGGATTCCGTTGGGGAAGTAACGTCTACACCTCAGGCTGTCTTCACATGTGACGTCGTTCTGCATGCAGActggggacagaaacatgtagcACCTCTATGTAACGCCAACAAATGTGTTATGACATTGAAATCCAATTGTAATGAAAACCCAGTTTGTACGAAGCCCATTTAATGCAGTGCATCCTGGTCATTATGTACCAGAGAGGGGTTGTTATTCTGCTCCATCTCTTTGATCATCTGGACGCGCTGGTTGAGTCATGGAGAAAACAGATGAGGGATGTATTGGTTGCCAGCTGGCTGTGACATTGTGTTAGAGTAGGTGGAAATATCTAATGTACCTCCCAGTAATTCGTTGAGTAAGAAACTGCCAACGTTTCGCTTTCAGTGATGTTTTGACCTAATAAATGACTGGGAGGTTATATATATGGAATGTGCGACTCTCTCTGTTTTTGTAGCTTCCAGTTTATTctccgttagtcagcacctctacactaaATCATTTTCTCTGGGTGCGCGCCAGCTATTGCTTTTTATTTGAAATATGTTTTGTAACAGCAGCTTCagtagtagtgtattagtgaCTAAGTAATAAGAAAAAGAGAAGCTTTAGAGTTGTCGTTTTTCATCGGGGAAGAAGTTAGTTCCCCCTGGGAGGAATTCTTTGGGGAATCTGTAACCTTACACCTCTAACCGAGCACCTCAGCTGAAAGGACAGGCAAGTGAAAGAGGATAGCAAGATTGAGACAGATGGGAAATGTGCCGAAATAGTTGTTAGTGAAAGGCCGGGACATACATTTTTATTAAGTTTGAGATGAGATGAGGACGGtcaggaaggagagatgaggacggttaggaaggagagatgaggacggtcaggaaggagagatgaggacggttaggaaggagagatgaggacggtcaggaaggagagatgaggacggtcaggaaggagagatgaggacggtcaggaaggagagatgaggacGGTCAGGAAGGGGAGATGAGGACGGtcaggaaggagagatgaggacggtcaggaaggagagatgaggacggtcaggaaggagagatgaggacggttaggaaggagagatgaggacggtcaggaaggagagatgaggacggttaggaaggagagatgaggacGGTCAGGAAGGAGAGACGAGGACGGtcaggaaggagagatgaggacggtcaggaaggagaggtgaggacggtcaggaaggagaggtgaggacggtcaggaaggagagatgagaacggtcaggaaggagaggtgaggacggtcaggaaggagaggtgaggacggtcaggaaggagaggtgaggacggtcaggaaggagagatgaggacggtcaggaaggagagatgaggacggtcaggaaggagagatgaggacggtcaggaaggagagatgaggacggtcaggaaggagagatgaggacggtcaggaaggagagatgaggacggtcaggaaggagagatgaggacGGTTAGGAAGGAGAGCTGGAGAATGAGAAAGGAGGGGAAGGGGACGATGAAGGCAGACACATCCCATAATTAGCATAGTAATGGAGAGTTAAGGCCACACAATGGGTCACTGTTGAGTCCAAGTTTTTCCATTTGGAGACAATGCACAATAGAGTTGGTATGAGCCCCAAACCACTCTAATAGCCAGCATGTAGcccaccctctctcttttacCACCCCAGAGAACACACTCTCTAACTAATAGAGTGGTATTGCCTCAGGGCTTGAAGCCACAAACCAGTCCTCCCCactctgaaccttttcatctgCTGAGCAAAATGCCTGGCCACTTCTCTAACGGTTAAGAGGTCCAAATTGTGCATATTTGTATAGATACTGTAAATAGACTGTGTATTCTGAGAAGagcagaggatagagaagaggctagagcaggggatagagaagaggatagagaaaaggatagagaagagaatagaaaagatgatagagaagatagagaagaggatagagaagaggatagagaaaaggatagagaagagaatagaaaagatgatagagaagatagagaagaggatagagaagaggatagagaagaggatagagcaggggatagagaagaggatagagaaaaggatagagaagaggatagagaaaaggatagagaagagagtagaaaagatgatagagaagatagagaagaggatagagaagaggatagagaaaaggatagagaagagaatagaaaagatgatagagaagatagagaagaggatagagaagaggatagagaaaaggatagagaagaggatagagaagaggatagagaaaaggatagagaagaggatagagaagaggatagagaaaaggatagagaagagaatagaaaagatgatagagaagatagagaagaggatagagaagaggatagagcaggggatagagaagaggctagagaaaaggatagagaaaaggatagagaagagagtagaaaagatgatagagaagatagagaagaggatagagaagaggatagagaaaaggatagagaagagaatagaaaagatgatagagaagatagagaagaggatagagaagagaatagaaaagatgatagagaagatagagaagaggatagagaagaggatagagaaaaggatagagaagaggatagagaaaaggatagagaagagagtagagaagatagagaagaggatagagaagaggatagagaagaggatagagaaaaggatagagaagaggatagagaagaggatagagaagagaatagaaaagatgatagagaagatagagaagaggatagagaagagaatagaaaagatgatagagaagatagagaagaggatagagaagaggatagagaaaaggatagagaagagaatagaaaagatgatagagaagatagagaagaggatagagaaaaggatagagaaaaggatagagaagaggatagagaagaggatagagaaaaggatagagaagagaatagaaaagatgatagagaagatagagaagaggatagagaagaggatagagcaggggatagagaagaggctagagaaaaggatagagaagaggatagagaaaaggatagagaagagagtagaaaagatgatagagaagatagagaagaggatagagaagaggatagagaaaaggatagagaagagaatagaaaagatgatagagaagatagagaagaggatagagaagagaatagaaaagatgatagagaagatagagaagaggatagagaagaggatagagaagagcatAGAAAAGAtgatagagaagatagagaagaggatagagaagaggatagagaagaggatagagaagatagagaagaggatagagaagaggatagagaaaaggatagagaagagaatagaaaagatgatagagaagatagagaagaggatagagcaggggatagagaagaggatagagaagaggatagagaagaggatagagaagaggatagaaaagatgatagagaagatagagaagaggatagagaagagaatagaaaagatgatagagaagatagagaagaggatagagaaaaggatagagaagaggatagagaagaggatagagaaaaggatagagaagagaatagaaaagatgatagagaagatagagaagaggatagagaagaggatagagaaaaggatagagaagaggatagagaagaggatagagaaaaggatagagaagaggatagagaagaggatagagaaaaggatagagaagagaatagaaaagatgatagagaagatagagaagaggatagagaagaggatagagaaaaggatagagaagaggatagagaagaggatagagaagaggatagagaagaggatagagaagatagagaagaggatagagaagaggatagagaagatagagaagaggatagagaagaggatagagaagatagagaagaggatagggaagaggatagagaaaaggatagagaagagaatagaaaagatgatagagaagaggatagagaagatgatagagcaggggatagagaagagcatagagtaggggatagagaagaggatagagcaggggatagagaagagcatagagtaggggatagagaagaggatagagaagaggatagagcaggggatagagaagaggatagagcaggggatagagaagaggatagacaagatagagaagaggatagagaagaggatagagaagatagagaagagaatagaaaagatgatagagaagatagagaagaggatagagaaaaggatagagaagaggatagagaagatagagaagaggatagagaagaggatagagaagatagagaagaggatagagaagatagagaagaggatagagaagaggatagagaaaaggatagagaagagaatagaaaagatgatagagaagataaagaggatagagaagaggatggagaagatagagaagaggatagagaagatagagaagaggatagagaagaggatagagaagatagagaagaggatagagaagaggatagagaagaggatagagaaaaggatagagaagaggatagagaagaggatagagaagaggatagagcaggggacaaagaagaggatagagcaggggatagagaagaggatagagcaggggacaaagaagaggatagagcaggggatagagaagaggatagagcaggggatagagaagaggatagagcaggggatagagaagaggatagagcaggggatagagaagaggatagagcaggggatagagaagaggatagagcaggggatagagaagagcatagagtaggggatagagaagagcatagagtaggggatagagaagaggatagagaagaggatagagcaggggatagagaagaggatagagcaggggatagagaagaggatagagcaggggatagagaagagcatagagtaggggatagagaagaggatagagaagaggatagagcaggggatagagaagagcatagagtaggggatagagaagaggatagagaagaggatagagcaggggatagagaagaggatagagcaggggatagagaagaggatagagcaggggacaaagaagaggatagagcaggggatagaaaagaggatagaggagatagagaagaggatagagcaggggatagagaagagcatagagtaggggatagagaagaggatagaacagaggatagaggagatagagaagaggatagagcaggggatagagaagagcatagagtaggggatagagaagaggatagaaaagaggatagaggagatagagaagaggatagagcaggggatagagaagagcatagagcaggggatagagaagaggatagagcaggggatagagaagatgatagagcaggggatagagaagaggatagagcaggggacaaagaagaggatagagcaggggatagagaagaggatagagcaggggatagagaagatgatagagcaggggatagagaagaggatagagcaggggatagagaagaggatagagcaggggatagagaagaggatagagcaggggatagagaagaggatagagcagtggATAGAGAAGAGCATAGagtaggggatagagaagaggatagagaagaggatagagcaggggatagagaagagcatagagtaggggatagagaagaggatagagaagaggatagagcaggggatagagaagaggatagagcaggggatagagaagaggatagagcaggggacaaagaagaggatagagcaggggatagaaaagaggatagaggagatagagaagaggatagagcaggggatagagaagagcatagagtaggggatagagaagaggatagaacagaggatagaggagatagagaagaggatagagcaggggatagagaagagcatagagtaggggatagagaagaggatagaaaagaggatagaggagatagagaagggatagagcaggggatagagaagagcatagagcaggggatagagaagaggatagagcaggggatagaagatgatagagcaggggatagagaagaggatagagcaggggacaaagaagatgatagagcaggggatagagaagaggatagagcaggggatagaagatgatagagcaggggatagaagaggatagagcaggggatagaaaagaggatagagcaggggatagagaagatgatagagcaggggatagagaagaggatagagtaggggatagagaggggatagagaagaggatagagcaggggatagagaagaggatagagcagggatagaagaggatagagcaggggatagagaagagcatagatagagcaggggatagagaagaggatagagaagaggatagagcaggggatagagaagaggatagagcaggggatagaggaagaggatagagcagggggataaagaagaggatagagcaggggatagaaagaggatagagg contains:
- the LOC135563618 gene encoding apical junction molecule-like — translated: MIEKIEKRIEKRIEKRIEKRIEKMIEKIEKRIEKRIEKRIEQGIEKRIEKRIEKRIEKRIEKRVEKMIEKIEKRIEKRIEKRIEKRIEKMIEKIEKRIEKRIEKRIEKRIEKRIEKRIEKRIEKRIEKRIEKRIEKMIEKIEKRIEKRIEQGIEKRLEKRIEKRIEKRVEKMIEKIEKRIEKRIEKRIEKRIEKMIEKIEKRIEKRIEKMIEKIEKRIEKRIEKRIEKRIEKRIEKRVEKIEKRIEKRIEKRIEKRIEKRIEKRIEKRIEKMIEKIEKRIEKRIEKMIEKIEKRIEKRIEKRIEKRIEKMIEKIEKRIEKRIEKRIEKRIEKRIEKRIEKRIEKMIEKIEKRIEKRIEQGIEKRLEKRIEKRIEKRIEKRVEKMIEKIEKRIEKRIEKRIEKRIEKMIEKIEKRIEKRIEKMIEKIEKRIEKRIEKSIEKMIEKIEKRIEKRIEKRIEKIEKRIEKRIEKRIEKRIEKMIEKIEKRIEQGIEKRIEKRIEKRIEKRIEKMIEKIEKRIEKRIEKMIEKIEKRIEKRIEKRIEKRIEKRIEKRIEKMIEKIEKRIEKRIEKRIEKRIEKRIEKRIEKRIEKRIEKRIEKRIEKMIEKIEKRIEKRIEKRIEKRIEKRIEKRIEKRIEKIEKRIEKRIEKIEKRIEKRIEKIEKRIGKRIEKRIEKRIEKMIEKRIEKMIEQGIEKSIE